A single genomic interval of Bacillus sp. es.036 harbors:
- the dat gene encoding D-amino-acid transaminase yields MILVNNDLMTRDQATIDIEDRGYQFGDGVYEVVRIYNGVFFELDAHLDRLERSAGEIKIVLPFTQEKLKANLNKLIQQVPVQSGHVYMQVTRGVAPRNHPFPAKTEPVFVAYTKEYEKEPSRSPGRAVFTEDIRWLRCDIKSLNLLGNVLAKQFANEQNVDEAIFHRGEWVTEGSSTNVFIVKNNVLYTHPANHFILDGITRKVILSDANELGIQVEEEAFTKQDLLNSDEVFISSTTQEVRPIVEVNGQPIGTGKEGVITLSLHAKFTSRLR; encoded by the coding sequence ATGATTTTAGTAAACAACGATTTAATGACAAGAGATCAGGCAACAATAGATATTGAAGATCGAGGTTACCAATTTGGTGACGGCGTTTATGAAGTCGTACGAATTTACAATGGTGTTTTTTTCGAATTGGATGCACACCTTGATCGATTAGAAAGAAGCGCAGGTGAGATTAAAATTGTTTTACCATTTACTCAAGAAAAATTAAAAGCCAATTTAAACAAGCTCATTCAGCAAGTTCCTGTGCAAAGTGGGCATGTTTACATGCAGGTGACAAGGGGTGTTGCTCCGAGAAATCATCCGTTTCCGGCAAAGACAGAACCTGTCTTTGTAGCCTATACAAAAGAATACGAGAAAGAGCCATCACGCTCACCAGGACGAGCTGTTTTCACAGAAGATATCCGCTGGTTAAGGTGTGACATTAAAAGCTTGAATTTACTCGGAAATGTGCTGGCAAAACAGTTTGCAAACGAACAGAATGTCGATGAAGCGATTTTTCATCGAGGGGAATGGGTAACGGAAGGAAGTTCTACGAATGTATTTATCGTAAAAAACAACGTACTTTATACGCACCCTGCCAACCATTTTATTCTGGATGGAATTACGAGAAAAGTTATTCTTTCTGATGCCAATGAACTGGGAATACAAGTAGAGGAAGAAGCGTTTACAAAGCAGGATCTACTTAATAGTGATGAGGTGTTTATCTCAAGTACGACGCAAGAAGTAAGACCGATAGTAGAAGTGAACGGTCAACCGATTGGAACTGGAAAAGAAGGCGTGATAACTTTATCTCTTCATGCGAAATTCACTAGTCGTTTAAGGTGA
- a CDS encoding DEAD/DEAH box helicase yields the protein MKKFQDLGLSNTLLEAVNQMGFEETTPIQAGTIPLALEGKDVIGQAQTGTGKTAAFGIPMIEKIDTSLSHVQGIILAPTRELAVQVAEELNRIGQAKGVRALPIYGGQSIVHQIKALKKRPQLVVATPGRLIDHMERKTIRLSEVSFVVLDEADEMLNMGFIEDIEKILKGVPEKRQTLLFSATMPKRIAILAEKFMSNPETVRTKSKEMTVPAIEQHYYEVRDSKKFDILCRLLDTQSPELAIVFARTKKRVDEVSEGLKKRGYMAEGIHGDLPQGKRDQVIKQFKDSTIDIMVATDVAARGLDISGVTHVYNFDIPQDPESYVHRIGRTGRAGKSGLASTFITPREYDHLKVIEKITKKDMQKRTIPSFAEAMEGQQQMAIQQLQSTIEEQDHSVYRSSAEQLLDDHDSVTLLSAALKLLTKEPDTTPVKITEIAPLRAKKAHGRGGSGGGNRNRNRSNDRGGRKGGSGGGYRGDRSNSGGASKRRKFNDKGNK from the coding sequence TTGAAAAAATTTCAAGATCTAGGTTTAAGTAATACGCTGCTAGAAGCAGTTAATCAAATGGGATTCGAAGAAACGACACCAATTCAAGCAGGTACGATTCCTCTAGCGCTTGAAGGCAAAGACGTTATCGGTCAGGCTCAAACTGGTACTGGTAAAACGGCTGCTTTTGGTATCCCAATGATTGAAAAGATTGACACTTCTCTATCTCATGTACAGGGAATCATTCTTGCGCCAACACGTGAGCTTGCTGTACAGGTTGCAGAAGAATTGAACCGTATTGGTCAAGCAAAAGGCGTGCGTGCCCTTCCTATATACGGTGGACAAAGCATCGTTCACCAAATCAAAGCACTTAAAAAGAGACCTCAACTAGTTGTTGCTACACCAGGGCGTCTTATTGATCATATGGAACGTAAAACGATTCGTCTTTCAGAAGTTTCATTTGTTGTTCTTGACGAAGCAGATGAAATGCTTAACATGGGCTTCATTGAAGATATCGAAAAAATTCTAAAAGGTGTTCCTGAAAAGCGTCAAACGCTTCTATTCTCTGCGACAATGCCGAAACGTATCGCAATTCTTGCAGAGAAATTCATGAGCAACCCTGAAACAGTTAGAACGAAATCGAAAGAAATGACTGTTCCTGCGATTGAACAGCATTACTATGAAGTTCGTGATTCTAAGAAATTCGATATTCTTTGTCGCCTTCTTGATACTCAGTCTCCTGAGCTTGCGATTGTATTCGCAAGAACTAAAAAGCGCGTAGACGAAGTATCTGAAGGACTTAAGAAGCGTGGATACATGGCTGAAGGAATTCACGGTGACCTTCCTCAAGGGAAGCGTGATCAAGTTATTAAACAGTTTAAAGACAGCACAATTGACATCATGGTAGCAACAGACGTTGCGGCACGTGGTCTAGATATTAGTGGTGTAACGCACGTTTATAACTTTGACATTCCTCAAGATCCTGAAAGCTACGTTCACAGAATCGGTCGTACTGGCCGTGCTGGTAAATCAGGTCTTGCTTCAACGTTCATCACTCCACGTGAGTATGATCACTTGAAAGTGATTGAGAAGATCACGAAGAAAGACATGCAGAAGCGTACGATTCCTAGTTTTGCTGAAGCAATGGAAGGCCAGCAGCAAATGGCGATTCAGCAGCTTCAAAGCACAATTGAAGAGCAGGATCACTCAGTATACCGTTCATCAGCTGAACAACTTCTTGATGATCATGATTCAGTAACGCTTCTTTCTGCAGCTCTTAAGTTGCTAACAAAAGAGCCGGATACGACTCCAGTTAAGATTACTGAAATCGCGCCACTTCGTGCTAAAAAAGCTCATGGCCGTGGCGGCAGTGGCGGTGGAAACCGCAACCGTAACCGCAGCAATGATCGCGGAGGCCGTAAAGGTGGAAGCGGTGGCGGATATCGCGGAGATCGTAGTAACAGCGGAGGCGCTAGCAAGCGTCGTAAGTTTAACGACAAAGGAAATAAATAA
- a CDS encoding dynamin family protein, which yields MKHDYQSQTKVKEDVLLERLALIQTELAHAEASKMKQLSDKLMSGEQHFLFSGHFSAGKSSLINALFETNLLPSSPIPASANTVRIRSGQSGASVHFINGKKMIFKAPYDIDQVKGYCLNGEEVERVELSAPSKIEKDVIFIDTPGIDSTDEAHRLSTESSMYLADVVFYVMDYNHVQSEVNYQFIRELYRQNKKIILIVNQIDKHNEAEISFKSFKKSVVESFETWGMSLESFFFISLRDLNHPQNQFHQLKTYIEGLSKKTPEDKVKRVYDAAIELIENIDTVDEDNEVIQAYEEMETKLSFSKERIKLIEEEFQSEASTIQKSAILMPYEVREAGRAYLESLQSGFKVGLIFRDKKTQQERSIRYEAFVSGLEEQVKSQLEWHFKELLQELKSTAALTKVDPPVLDDSFHVDFTVIQEEAKKGNGATGEAVLHYTENVAYSMKTQIKQQAEKRKNLLIDQVNVEHNQIAMDVQKAFETQVGEKDSEVFLAKMELVSEKANGLWAILEGSRDEEARRIANSEDRQEERQQVIIVESIEKTNNEIHSENEGSLVEEVVKKNDDDLPTSETTVQALQNIATELTDLPGFDHTKQNLIKKASKLADQSYTVALFGAFSAGKSSFANALIGEKILPSSPNPTTATLNRICPVTTEHAHKTAMIHYKTEEELLEDLNHSLSYFGEQAFSLRDSLQIISAGKLFKRESAETKPHALFLRAVVKGEGELSYLGMDREVTITEYEHMIVNESKAAFIASISLYYDCPLTREGITLVDTPGADSINARHTGVAFQYMKAADAILYVTYYNHAFSKADREFLIQLGRVKDVFEMDKMFFLLNASDLAENDGELRTVLDHVNKQLQQYGIRYPSLYPVSSLAGMLSSETLSEDDEAFLSKLPKQLRNKGGLASFEERFYRFIRTDLSKMAVEASLSEITRIREEIAHWIEHFELNANEKEEQLKRLYLQSDEAIEEVEQYAVSNSLQQIEQELTELVHYVPQRLFYRFNDFFKEAFNPSIIQSRDGLNAASRSLLEDIEQDLLQELRAASLRIDRFIKRELQKNEKDMQMTIRNHLTDFRYVSNESRDMATPAFSASLTTWISSEALVKLARSSFKSSKQFFEQNGRDNLHDVLKKEFQQPVSDYLATEQQVIASMATNFYEENLDEMKHEIQNEIREYIETRTTMLNSNLSKGFLQTKQSNVARIQTNLLGE from the coding sequence ATGAAGCATGATTACCAGTCACAGACGAAAGTAAAAGAAGACGTCCTGCTAGAACGTCTTGCTCTCATCCAAACAGAGTTAGCGCATGCAGAAGCATCGAAAATGAAACAATTAAGCGATAAATTGATGAGTGGTGAACAGCACTTTCTTTTCTCGGGGCATTTTTCTGCAGGAAAGTCATCATTAATTAATGCGTTATTTGAAACCAATTTACTGCCATCAAGTCCTATTCCTGCAAGTGCGAATACGGTTCGTATCCGGTCTGGACAATCAGGTGCTTCTGTTCATTTTATCAATGGCAAAAAAATGATTTTTAAAGCGCCATATGATATCGATCAAGTAAAAGGTTACTGCCTGAATGGAGAGGAAGTAGAGCGCGTGGAATTATCTGCGCCATCTAAGATCGAAAAAGACGTTATTTTCATTGATACACCTGGAATCGATTCAACTGACGAGGCTCATAGGCTTTCGACCGAGTCATCCATGTATTTAGCAGATGTCGTTTTCTATGTGATGGATTATAACCATGTTCAATCGGAAGTAAACTATCAGTTTATCCGCGAGTTATATCGTCAAAATAAGAAAATCATACTAATTGTGAACCAAATTGACAAACATAACGAAGCTGAGATTTCATTCAAATCCTTCAAGAAATCAGTTGTGGAGTCTTTTGAGACGTGGGGGATGTCACTCGAATCGTTTTTCTTTATCTCCCTGCGTGATCTAAACCATCCTCAAAACCAATTTCATCAGTTGAAAACCTACATCGAAGGTCTTTCCAAGAAAACTCCCGAGGATAAAGTTAAGCGAGTTTACGATGCGGCGATCGAACTTATTGAAAACATTGACACGGTTGATGAGGATAATGAGGTGATCCAAGCTTATGAGGAGATGGAAACCAAACTCTCTTTTTCAAAGGAGCGCATCAAGCTGATTGAAGAGGAGTTTCAATCTGAAGCTTCAACGATCCAGAAAAGCGCGATTCTAATGCCTTATGAAGTAAGGGAGGCAGGGCGTGCCTATCTAGAATCTTTACAATCTGGATTTAAGGTTGGGCTAATTTTTCGTGACAAAAAAACACAGCAGGAACGTTCGATCCGATACGAGGCATTTGTATCAGGTTTAGAGGAACAAGTGAAGTCACAGCTTGAATGGCATTTTAAGGAGCTACTTCAGGAGCTAAAATCGACTGCAGCCTTAACGAAAGTCGACCCTCCAGTTTTAGATGATTCATTCCACGTCGATTTCACCGTTATTCAAGAAGAAGCAAAAAAGGGGAACGGTGCAACGGGTGAAGCGGTGCTTCATTATACCGAAAATGTCGCTTATAGCATGAAAACTCAAATCAAGCAGCAAGCAGAAAAACGAAAGAATTTGCTCATTGATCAGGTGAATGTAGAGCATAACCAAATCGCGATGGATGTCCAAAAAGCTTTTGAAACTCAAGTTGGAGAAAAAGATTCCGAAGTCTTCTTAGCAAAGATGGAATTGGTGAGTGAGAAAGCTAACGGCCTATGGGCGATTCTTGAAGGAAGTCGTGATGAAGAAGCTAGACGCATAGCGAACAGTGAAGATCGACAAGAGGAACGCCAGCAGGTCATTATTGTGGAGTCCATCGAAAAAACAAACAATGAAATTCACAGCGAAAATGAGGGCTCCTTAGTAGAGGAAGTTGTTAAAAAGAATGATGATGACCTTCCTACTTCTGAAACGACTGTACAGGCGCTTCAAAATATCGCGACTGAACTAACCGATCTTCCAGGTTTCGATCATACGAAGCAAAATTTAATAAAAAAAGCGAGTAAACTTGCGGATCAATCTTACACAGTTGCGTTGTTTGGTGCATTTAGTGCTGGCAAATCATCTTTTGCGAATGCTTTGATAGGTGAGAAGATATTACCTTCTTCGCCGAATCCAACGACGGCAACGCTTAACCGCATTTGTCCTGTTACAACGGAGCACGCACATAAAACGGCGATGATTCATTACAAGACGGAAGAGGAGCTTCTTGAAGACTTAAATCATTCTCTTTCTTATTTTGGAGAACAGGCTTTTTCGCTTCGAGACAGTTTGCAAATTATATCAGCTGGTAAGCTGTTCAAGCGGGAGTCGGCCGAAACAAAACCTCACGCGTTATTTTTACGCGCGGTCGTTAAGGGAGAAGGGGAGCTTTCGTACCTTGGAATGGACCGAGAAGTAACGATAACAGAATACGAACATATGATTGTAAACGAATCAAAAGCAGCTTTTATCGCTTCCATTTCTTTATATTACGATTGTCCTCTAACGAGAGAAGGTATAACGCTTGTGGACACGCCTGGAGCGGATTCGATCAACGCTCGACATACGGGCGTTGCTTTTCAATATATGAAAGCCGCTGACGCAATTCTGTATGTGACCTATTACAATCACGCCTTCTCAAAAGCAGATCGCGAATTCTTAATTCAGCTTGGGCGGGTGAAAGATGTGTTTGAGATGGATAAGATGTTCTTTCTTCTAAATGCTTCTGATCTTGCAGAAAACGACGGGGAACTTCGCACTGTACTCGATCACGTGAATAAACAGCTGCAGCAGTATGGGATTCGCTATCCATCCCTTTATCCGGTTTCAAGCCTTGCGGGAATGCTTTCATCAGAAACGCTAAGTGAGGATGATGAAGCGTTTCTTTCAAAGTTACCAAAACAACTCAGAAATAAAGGTGGACTTGCTTCTTTTGAAGAACGCTTTTATCGCTTTATTCGAACAGATCTATCGAAAATGGCCGTTGAAGCAAGCCTAAGTGAAATAACCCGTATCAGAGAAGAAATCGCCCATTGGATCGAGCATTTTGAATTGAATGCCAATGAAAAAGAAGAGCAGCTGAAGCGCTTGTACCTTCAAAGTGATGAGGCGATTGAAGAAGTGGAGCAATATGCCGTTTCAAACTCCTTACAACAAATTGAACAGGAGTTAACAGAACTTGTGCACTACGTGCCGCAACGCCTTTTCTACCGTTTTAATGACTTCTTTAAGGAAGCATTTAACCCCTCTATCATTCAAAGCCGTGATGGACTAAATGCTGCATCGCGTTCACTTCTAGAAGATATTGAACAAGATCTTCTTCAAGAGTTGAGAGCGGCGTCACTCCGGATCGATCGGTTTATTAAGCGAGAGCTTCAAAAGAATGAGAAAGACATGCAGATGACAATTAGAAACCACTTAACAGATTTCCGCTATGTGTCTAACGAATCAAGGGATATGGCGACACCTGCATTTTCAGCTTCACTCACAACCTGGATCAGCAGTGAAGCACTTGTAAAGTTAGCGCGGAGTTCTTTTAAATCTTCAAAGCAATTTTTTGAACAAAATGGAAGAGATAACTTACACGATGTGCTGAAAAAGGAATTTCAACAGCCTGTTAGTGACTATTTAGCTACGGAACAACAGGTGATTGCGTCAATGGCGACGAATTTTTATGAAGAAAACCTTGATGAAATGAAGCACGAGATCCAAAACGAAATAAGGGAGTACATTGAAACGAGAACAACCATGTTAAATAGTAATTTATCAAAAGGTTTCTTACAAACGAAACAGTCAAATGTAGCAAGAATTCAAACGAACTTATTGGGGGAATAG
- a CDS encoding sulfurtransferase, which translates to MKNLVSVEWLAHHLYDEHLVIVDCQFELGKPESGYAAYVEGHIPGALYADLEKDLSGEVGEHGGRHPLPDQEQLQELVERLGIQQDSKVIAYDYEYGAMAARLWFLLGFAGHKERAVLDGGLKAWRGEGHKLETKVPEVNRSEYPISLDKSMIVSMNDVKQAQQEGRTIIDSRTPERFNGEKEPIDQQAGHIPGAINYFWKDNLNEDQKWKDPEERVGINEHGQEPIVYCGSGVTACVNLLALQEAGVHAKLYPGSYSDWVSYQNNPIDSN; encoded by the coding sequence ATGAAAAATCTTGTTTCTGTTGAATGGCTCGCACATCATTTATACGATGAACATCTTGTGATTGTTGATTGTCAGTTTGAATTAGGCAAGCCTGAAAGTGGCTATGCTGCTTATGTAGAAGGTCATATCCCTGGGGCTCTATATGCTGATCTTGAAAAGGATTTATCGGGTGAAGTCGGAGAGCACGGTGGGAGACACCCGTTACCAGATCAAGAACAGCTTCAGGAGCTCGTTGAAAGGTTAGGGATCCAGCAGGATTCAAAAGTGATTGCATATGACTATGAATATGGGGCAATGGCTGCAAGATTATGGTTTTTACTTGGTTTTGCTGGTCATAAGGAGCGAGCTGTACTTGATGGAGGACTGAAAGCGTGGAGAGGGGAGGGGCATAAGCTTGAGACGAAGGTTCCGGAAGTTAACCGCTCTGAATATCCAATTAGCCTTGATAAATCAATGATTGTTTCGATGAACGATGTGAAGCAGGCGCAACAAGAAGGGAGAACGATTATTGATTCTCGTACTCCAGAGCGTTTTAATGGAGAAAAAGAGCCGATTGATCAACAAGCGGGCCATATCCCTGGGGCAATCAACTATTTTTGGAAAGATAACTTGAACGAAGATCAAAAATGGAAAGACCCTGAAGAGAGAGTAGGGATAAACGAGCACGGTCAGGAGCCAATTGTTTACTGTGGGTCTGGGGTAACTGCTTGTGTGAATTTGCTCGCTCTACAGGAAGCCGGGGTGCATGCGAAGCTTTACCCAGGTAGCTATAGTGATTGGGTGTCTTATCAAAATAATCCAATTGATTCAAACTAA
- a CDS encoding aminotransferase A — MEHLLNPRVNNIEISGIRTFFNMVADYENMISLTIGQPDFETPGHIKEAAQSAIDQNKTTYTHNAGILELRKAASHFLKTKYNLTYKPETEVITTSGASQAIDVTLRTLLTEGDEVILPGPVYPGYEPIITLCGAVPVHVDTTENGFKLSRSLIESALTERTKCIILPSPSNPTGVAMSAAELEDLAALLEDKNIFVLSDEIYSELTFSGDHASIAQFASMREKTIVINGLSKSHAMTGWRIGFLFAPEALAKHILKVHQYNVSCASSVSQYAALEALDNGLDDPIEMRTEYSKRMNYVFDRLVGMGLSPIKPDGAFYILPSIKQFGLTSFDFAMKLAKEGNVAVVPGSAFSTFGEGYVRISFAYNLDVLKEGMDRLERFLSTL, encoded by the coding sequence ATGGAACATTTATTAAACCCTCGAGTAAACAACATTGAAATTTCAGGTATCCGTACTTTTTTTAATATGGTGGCAGATTATGAAAACATGATTTCGTTAACAATCGGTCAGCCAGATTTTGAAACGCCCGGTCACATTAAGGAAGCGGCTCAATCGGCCATTGATCAAAATAAGACGACGTATACACACAATGCTGGCATACTTGAACTCCGTAAAGCGGCATCCCATTTTCTAAAAACAAAGTACAACCTAACATACAAGCCAGAAACTGAGGTCATTACTACCTCAGGCGCTAGCCAGGCGATTGATGTAACGCTTCGTACTCTTCTTACTGAAGGCGATGAGGTTATATTGCCTGGACCAGTATATCCCGGATACGAACCAATCATTACGCTATGTGGCGCTGTTCCTGTACACGTTGATACGACGGAAAATGGCTTTAAGTTGTCACGCTCACTAATTGAATCAGCGCTGACAGAACGAACAAAATGCATCATTCTTCCATCACCATCCAACCCAACAGGCGTCGCCATGTCTGCAGCTGAACTTGAGGATCTTGCGGCTCTATTGGAAGATAAAAACATTTTTGTTCTCTCTGACGAAATTTATTCAGAACTAACCTTCTCAGGAGATCACGCTTCCATCGCTCAATTTGCTAGCATGCGAGAAAAGACAATCGTCATAAATGGACTTTCCAAGTCCCACGCAATGACAGGATGGCGAATTGGATTTTTATTTGCACCAGAAGCGCTCGCAAAACACATTTTGAAAGTGCACCAATACAACGTTTCCTGCGCTTCTTCTGTCTCTCAGTATGCTGCTCTCGAAGCGTTGGATAACGGACTTGATGATCCCATTGAAATGAGAACGGAATACTCGAAAAGAATGAACTATGTATTTGATCGATTAGTCGGAATGGGGCTATCACCAATCAAGCCTGACGGCGCATTCTATATCCTTCCTTCTATTAAACAATTTGGCTTAACCTCTTTTGATTTTGCCATGAAACTCGCAAAAGAAGGCAATGTTGCTGTTGTGCCAGGCAGCGCTTTTTCCACATTCGGAGAAGGATATGTTCGAATTTCCTTCGCATATAATCTCGATGTGTTAAAAGAAGGGATGGATCGACTAGAACGATTTCTTTCTACTCTTTAA
- a CDS encoding PucR family transcriptional regulator: MGLSVREALQLSEMREIKLIAGKQGIDRDIKWLTIVEVMEDVTRLHEGEFLITTAYGWHEKSDSYSMLIHALSNRQLSAVAIHTGFYLDVVPLAMIEAANRTGLPLLEIPRTMNFSTVTRSILEQLVNKQLSMLTQAQRIQDELTALVIKNTGFSSLTDALSKLLHCNVSLYESNQALLAGSYITNRQYPIEHAYPIVTEGQTIGTIFIQKQTPLTSLDQLALKQAANIFAIEFLKLRIIEDTRSQMEADFLDILFSHSYEDEKTILKKSKEMGYDLTRLNCVAVLSSSNLSELELQCQQTLISTRTKGLIKRKMDHVVVLLCGDFESFIDEQESSLSTVGVSTATGIRELESALKEALVAHHFARYRKESLIQFKSLGAYQVFIRLKENGEDLTAYYEPLLSPIVSYDQKHQSQLMRTLEAFLENNLVINRTADKLFIHRHTLNYRIKQLEKLMGIDIYSYEQRIHVQFALLAYLTDSILSSN; this comes from the coding sequence ATGGGACTATCCGTTAGAGAGGCGTTACAACTATCCGAAATGAGGGAAATCAAATTAATTGCTGGAAAGCAAGGAATCGATCGCGATATTAAGTGGTTAACGATTGTGGAAGTTATGGAGGACGTCACACGTCTTCATGAAGGTGAATTCTTAATTACTACTGCATATGGTTGGCATGAAAAATCCGACTCTTACTCAATGCTCATCCACGCACTTTCAAACCGGCAGCTTTCCGCGGTTGCAATCCATACGGGATTTTACTTGGATGTTGTGCCATTAGCGATGATTGAAGCCGCAAATCGAACGGGGTTACCGCTCCTTGAAATTCCAAGAACGATGAATTTTTCTACCGTTACTAGAAGTATACTCGAACAACTTGTTAATAAGCAGCTTAGTATGCTCACACAAGCACAGCGCATTCAAGATGAATTAACAGCTCTAGTCATTAAAAATACCGGCTTTTCATCGTTAACAGATGCGCTTTCAAAATTACTTCACTGCAATGTATCGCTCTATGAATCAAATCAAGCTCTTTTAGCAGGATCATATATAACTAACCGACAATATCCAATCGAACACGCTTATCCGATTGTGACAGAAGGGCAAACGATCGGAACGATCTTCATTCAAAAACAGACTCCTCTCACGTCACTTGATCAGCTTGCGCTTAAACAAGCAGCGAATATCTTTGCGATTGAATTTCTTAAGTTACGAATTATTGAAGATACACGATCACAAATGGAAGCGGATTTTCTTGATATCCTCTTTTCGCATTCGTATGAAGATGAGAAAACGATTCTAAAGAAAAGCAAAGAAATGGGCTATGATTTAACCCGTCTTAACTGCGTAGCTGTTCTTTCTTCCTCCAACTTATCTGAACTCGAACTGCAGTGTCAGCAAACGTTGATTTCAACAAGAACAAAAGGCTTAATCAAAAGGAAAATGGATCACGTTGTCGTTCTTTTATGCGGTGATTTTGAATCATTTATAGACGAGCAAGAGTCTTCTTTATCTACTGTAGGTGTGAGCACAGCTACAGGAATTCGGGAGCTTGAATCTGCTCTTAAAGAAGCGTTAGTTGCTCATCATTTTGCCCGGTATCGAAAAGAATCTCTCATTCAATTTAAATCCTTAGGAGCTTACCAGGTATTCATTCGCTTAAAAGAAAATGGAGAGGATCTTACGGCTTATTATGAACCTCTCTTATCACCGATTGTCTCGTATGATCAGAAACACCAATCTCAACTAATGAGAACGCTTGAAGCTTTTTTAGAAAATAACCTTGTTATTAATCGCACAGCGGATAAACTTTTCATACACAGGCATACGCTAAATTATCGAATTAAACAATTAGAAAAGCTAATGGGAATTGATATTTACTCTTATGAACAGCGCATCCACGTTCAATTCGCTTTACTGGCTTATTTGACAGACAGTATTTTGTCATCAAACTAA
- a CDS encoding aspartate aminotransferase family protein, translated as MTKRTHLIKPLLGMDYAVISHGKGIYLYDEQGHAFIDGCSGAVTANIGHAVPEIKEAMVAQVDQVSFVYRSQFTSTSAEQLAERLCQSAPGDLDWVFFVNSGSEAMETALKIAVQYWQELGRPTKNRIISRWMSYHGITMGALSMSGHVIRRSRFNAMLEHYPTLSPPYCYRCSFHDHCPNCSKQYAFEFEQTIQRLGAETIAAFVCEPVIGAAGGAVVPPDRYFQEMKAVCERYDILFIADEVMTGIGRTGKMYAMEHWGVAPDILALGKGMSAGYTPMAATLVSDRIIQVIERGSKVVLSGHTFSANPLSSAICLAVLDYIDKNDVVQNASKSGAILIKGLKELQAQYSIIGDVRGLGLLTAIEFVQDQVTKEPFSLQHEVTNRFIRKCYEAGLLVYTAAGGLNGMAGDAVIVAPPLVIKEHEVQLLLSKLNVGLIELEKELEAEGLYQKRSIS; from the coding sequence ATGACGAAAAGAACCCACTTGATCAAACCTTTGCTTGGGATGGATTATGCTGTTATTTCTCACGGAAAAGGAATTTATTTATACGATGAACAAGGTCATGCTTTTATTGATGGATGCTCTGGGGCAGTCACTGCGAACATCGGGCATGCCGTTCCAGAAATTAAAGAAGCGATGGTCGCGCAAGTAGATCAGGTATCATTTGTGTATCGTTCCCAGTTTACAAGCACTTCAGCTGAGCAACTTGCAGAACGTCTTTGTCAATCTGCACCGGGTGACCTTGACTGGGTGTTTTTTGTGAACAGTGGATCTGAAGCGATGGAAACGGCTTTAAAAATAGCTGTTCAGTACTGGCAGGAACTTGGTCGTCCAACGAAGAACAGAATCATATCACGGTGGATGAGCTACCATGGAATTACAATGGGAGCGCTATCGATGTCAGGTCATGTGATTCGGAGAAGTCGTTTTAATGCGATGCTTGAACACTATCCAACGCTATCGCCTCCTTATTGTTACCGATGCTCTTTCCATGATCATTGCCCAAATTGTTCGAAACAATATGCGTTTGAATTTGAACAAACCATTCAACGGCTCGGTGCCGAAACAATCGCAGCCTTTGTTTGTGAGCCTGTGATTGGTGCAGCTGGAGGAGCTGTGGTACCACCTGATCGTTATTTTCAAGAAATGAAAGCCGTTTGTGAACGCTATGATATTCTCTTTATCGCGGATGAAGTTATGACAGGTATAGGTCGAACAGGGAAGATGTATGCGATGGAACACTGGGGAGTTGCCCCGGATATTTTAGCACTCGGTAAAGGAATGAGTGCCGGTTACACACCGATGGCAGCAACGCTAGTTTCGGATCGAATCATCCAAGTAATTGAACGAGGATCAAAGGTCGTCTTAAGCGGGCATACGTTTAGTGCAAACCCATTATCATCCGCTATTTGTCTTGCTGTTCTCGACTATATCGATAAAAACGATGTTGTTCAAAATGCTTCCAAAAGTGGGGCCATTCTTATAAAAGGATTAAAAGAGTTACAAGCACAATATTCCATTATCGGAGATGTGAGAGGGCTCGGTTTACTAACGGCCATTGAATTTGTTCAAGATCAAGTGACAAAAGAGCCGTTTTCGCTTCAACATGAAGTGACAAATCGTTTTATTCGGAAATGTTATGAAGCTGGTCTTCTAGTATATACAGCTGCAGGTGGCCTAAACGGGATGGCTGGTGACGCTGTCATTGTGGCGCCTCCGCTTGTGATTAAAGAACATGAAGTTCAGCTTCTCTTATCCAAGCTGAACGTAGGGTTGATTGAATTGGAGAAGGAACTTGAAGCAGAAGGACTCTACCAAAAGCGCTCGATAAGCTGA